One Clostridium estertheticum DNA segment encodes these proteins:
- a CDS encoding TetR/AcrR family transcriptional regulator has product MPKIIKDLKKNIKQSAMELFIFYGYEQVDMKMISKKSGIAVGTLYNYYKSKKFLYMDILEESWQSTFYKLDEISNLTIPAKEKIKKLISTLYEDTETRNGLGKHFLGNSPFELKEDENFNILKNNLLTKVNNIISSVSKIDTLSNCNNVNIMLTESLLILILTTFEIHPENKNDNINFLVEFINLSIK; this is encoded by the coding sequence ATGCCAAAGATAATTAAAGACCTAAAAAAAAATATTAAACAGTCCGCCATGGAGCTATTTATTTTCTATGGTTATGAACAAGTTGATATGAAGATGATATCTAAAAAATCTGGAATAGCAGTTGGTACACTTTATAATTATTATAAAAGCAAAAAGTTTCTTTATATGGATATTCTTGAAGAAAGCTGGCAAAGTACATTTTATAAGCTTGATGAAATAAGTAATCTTACTATTCCCGCCAAAGAAAAAATAAAAAAATTAATATCTACTTTGTACGAAGATACCGAAACTAGAAATGGTCTAGGAAAACACTTCCTAGGTAATTCACCTTTTGAATTAAAAGAGGATGAAAATTTTAATATTCTAAAAAATAATTTGCTCACAAAAGTTAATAATATAATTAGCTCTGTTAGTAAAATAGACACACTAAGTAATTGTAATAACGTAAATATTATGTTAACTGAATCATTACTAATATTAATTTTAACAACATTCGAAATTCATCCTGAAAATAAAAATGACAATATTAACTTTTTGGTTGAATTTATAAATTTATCTATTAAATAA
- a CDS encoding DUF2975 domain-containing protein, translated as MKYYGKMSLASLLKISLDIMIIIGIAVYFIMLKQTLTEKAVDMSSGRFIITCILFIIGGISVILILFNLRKIVNSLINVTPFIRDNVLCLKRISLLCFSVSVCYALNFFINGQYKNYNFAYVDSSGIHTDIEFLIFFFAGWFILILSQVFKQAVEVKEENEFTI; from the coding sequence ATGAAATATTATGGGAAGATGTCTTTAGCTTCACTATTAAAAATATCATTAGATATTATGATTATAATTGGTATAGCTGTTTATTTTATAATGTTAAAACAAACCTTAACGGAAAAAGCAGTAGATATGTCCTCAGGCAGATTTATTATTACATGTATTTTATTTATTATAGGAGGAATCTCCGTTATATTAATCTTATTTAATCTTAGAAAAATAGTCAATTCTCTAATAAATGTAACACCTTTTATTAGAGATAATGTGCTTTGTTTGAAAAGAATATCGCTATTGTGTTTTTCGGTGTCAGTTTGTTATGCTTTAAACTTTTTTATAAATGGTCAATATAAAAATTACAATTTTGCTTATGTTGACTCCAGTGGAATACACACTGATATAGAATTTTTAATATTCTTTTTTGCTGGCTGGTTTATTTTAATCTTATCACAGGTATTTAAGCAGGCTGTTGAAGTGAAAGAAGAAAATGAATTTACAATATAG
- the megL gene encoding methionine gamma-lyase, with amino-acid sequence MSTEHLRNSGFATKAIHGGNKKDQYGSLATPIHQTATFVFDSAEQGGRRFAGEEEGYIYTRLGNPTNTVLEEKLAMLEGGEACMSMASGIGAISSAMWTALKAGDHVVAAQTIYGCTHAFLAHGISRYGVEVTFVDASNLEEVKNAMKENTRVIFLETPANPTLLITDIQEISKLAHARENCIVMVDNTFSTPYIQRPLELGADVVIHSGTKFINGHGDVISGFAVGSKAFIDQVRLFGVKDMTGSCLSPFDAFLIIRGMKTLEIRMERHCQNAMAVAEFLEAHPAVENVYFPGLKSFSQYALAKKQMNLPGAIIAFEIKGGIEEGKKVLNSTQLCSIAVSLGDAETLIEHPASMTHSPYSQEERLEAGITDGLIRLAVGLENVEDIIADLDQALNLILK; translated from the coding sequence ATGAGTACAGAACATTTACGTAATAGTGGATTCGCAACTAAAGCAATACATGGTGGAAATAAGAAGGATCAATACGGCTCACTAGCTACTCCAATACATCAAACAGCTACCTTTGTTTTTGATTCAGCTGAGCAAGGTGGAAGAAGATTCGCAGGAGAAGAAGAAGGATATATATATACAAGACTTGGTAATCCTACTAATACAGTACTCGAAGAAAAGTTGGCAATGCTTGAAGGTGGAGAAGCATGTATGTCTATGGCATCGGGTATAGGGGCTATATCTTCAGCTATGTGGACAGCATTAAAGGCTGGAGATCATGTAGTCGCAGCACAAACTATTTATGGTTGTACTCATGCGTTTTTGGCTCATGGTATTTCTAGATATGGCGTTGAAGTTACTTTTGTTGATGCTTCTAATTTAGAAGAGGTTAAAAATGCTATGAAAGAAAATACAAGGGTTATTTTCTTAGAAACACCTGCAAATCCAACATTACTTATAACAGATATTCAGGAAATATCAAAGCTTGCTCACGCGCGAGAAAATTGTATAGTAATGGTTGATAACACATTTAGTACTCCATACATACAAAGACCATTAGAGCTAGGTGCAGACGTTGTAATACACTCTGGAACTAAATTTATAAATGGACATGGTGACGTAATTTCTGGTTTTGCTGTTGGATCTAAAGCATTTATTGATCAAGTTAGATTATTTGGTGTTAAGGATATGACAGGATCTTGCTTAAGTCCTTTTGATGCATTTTTAATTATAAGAGGAATGAAAACATTAGAAATAAGAATGGAAAGACACTGCCAAAATGCAATGGCTGTAGCTGAATTTTTAGAAGCTCATCCAGCAGTAGAAAATGTATATTTCCCGGGACTTAAAAGTTTCTCTCAATATGCACTGGCAAAAAAACAAATGAATCTTCCAGGAGCTATTATTGCTTTTGAAATAAAGGGTGGAATTGAGGAAGGTAAAAAAGTTTTAAATTCAACTCAGCTTTGCAGTATAGCTGTTAGTTTAGGGGATGCTGAAACACTTATTGAGCATCCAGCTTCAATGACTCATTCACCATATTCACAGGAGGAAAGATTAGAGGCTGGTATAACCGATGGTTTAATAAGACTAGCAGTAGGTCTTGAAAATGTTGAAGATATTATTGCTGATTTGGATCAAGCTCTAAATTTAATTCTTAAATAG
- a CDS encoding aminoglycoside phosphotransferase family protein: MDILNYSDGQIKEIVSKLLNENIEVVPIGNHDLQRHLVYIVKNESGIIGVIKIYYKKNRWNREVASLRFLEESGVKAPKILKLGKLCDGTEWLFMEHKEGEVFAKVKDVMSEDNVKEIYEEMGEQLGIIHSLKTFDFFGNWDEDGKSIDNIKDFSRLFRKNVDAVLKELFDQRLEEEPLQRQCAEILKGKLNLVDDVKVSYLHNGDFGERNILVKKVNNKWELSALIDFEYCVPYDRDSEIIDCYYKLTDENQKFAEAFKLGYEKYMKFSNDLEKKKQLYELYEGLSICSWAKIQAPDYYWEGINILKKYS; the protein is encoded by the coding sequence GTGGATATATTAAATTATTCAGATGGACAAATTAAAGAAATAGTTTCAAAATTATTAAATGAGAATATAGAAGTAGTACCAATAGGAAATCATGACCTTCAAAGACACCTTGTTTATATCGTTAAAAATGAAAGTGGAATAATAGGAGTAATTAAGATTTATTACAAAAAAAATAGATGGAATAGGGAAGTGGCTTCGTTAAGGTTTCTTGAAGAAAGTGGTGTTAAAGCACCTAAAATCTTAAAGCTAGGCAAACTTTGCGATGGTACAGAGTGGCTTTTTATGGAGCATAAAGAGGGTGAAGTATTTGCCAAAGTTAAAGATGTTATGAGTGAAGATAATGTAAAAGAAATATATGAAGAAATGGGAGAACAGCTAGGTATAATACATAGCTTAAAGACCTTTGATTTCTTTGGTAATTGGGATGAGGATGGAAAAAGCATCGATAATATAAAAGATTTTTCTAGGCTTTTTAGAAAAAATGTTGATGCAGTTTTGAAGGAGCTCTTTGACCAACGTTTAGAGGAAGAGCCACTTCAAAGACAATGTGCAGAAATTTTAAAGGGAAAGCTTAACTTAGTAGATGATGTTAAAGTGTCATACCTTCATAATGGCGATTTTGGAGAAAGAAATATTCTTGTTAAAAAAGTAAATAACAAGTGGGAACTTTCAGCATTAATTGATTTTGAATATTGCGTTCCATATGATAGAGATTCAGAAATAATTGATTGCTACTATAAACTAACAGATGAAAATCAAAAATTTGCAGAGGCTTTTAAACTAGGTTATGAAAAATACATGAAATTTAGTAATGATTTAGAGAAGAAAAAGCAATTATATGAACTTTATGAAGGACTTAGTATATGTAGTTGGGCTAAAATACAAGCACCTGATTATTACTGGGAAGGTATAAATATACTTAAGAAATATTCATAA
- a CDS encoding phosphatase PAP2 family protein, whose product MHWAWVQFFTFISNSSDPVPQILISLLVFLILYLMNNKLEAICCAFNICATGFTNLVLKNTVKRYRPMEIRLIDAHGYSFPSGHASISTAIGIVLIYFIFKRIKNKKTAYLLSSLIVIYLILVAVSRVYLGVHYPTDILGGWVIAIIWSYITISAYKFCMSKGVNKFLDKYFTVKFNIFKNKAKSS is encoded by the coding sequence ATGCATTGGGCTTGGGTTCAATTTTTTACTTTCATTTCAAACTCTTCAGACCCTGTTCCTCAGATTTTAATAAGCCTATTGGTTTTTCTTATATTATATCTTATGAATAACAAATTAGAAGCAATTTGCTGTGCATTTAATATCTGTGCCACTGGTTTTACTAACTTAGTACTTAAAAACACAGTAAAAAGATATAGACCCATGGAAATACGATTAATTGATGCTCATGGCTATAGTTTCCCTAGTGGACATGCTTCTATTTCTACTGCTATAGGTATTGTACTTATTTACTTTATCTTTAAACGGATAAAAAATAAAAAAACCGCCTATTTATTGAGTAGTTTGATAGTAATATATTTAATTCTTGTTGCAGTTAGTAGGGTTTATCTGGGCGTTCACTATCCAACAGATATTCTTGGTGGATGGGTTATAGCTATAATATGGTCTTATATTACTATTTCCGCTTATAAGTTTTGTATGAGCAAAGGCGTAAATAAATTTTTGGATAAATATTTCACTGTTAAATTTAATATTTTTAAAAATAAAGCAAAATCTAGTTAG
- a CDS encoding amino acid ABC transporter ATP-binding protein, which yields MDLLKLSNINKSFDKNQVLKNVSLSLKEGEVISIIGPSGSGKSTLLRCISSLEQMDNGIIEFNGIAIADAQKKIVNIEAIDARKKIGMVFQNFNLFPHKTVLENIIEAPILVNNIDKKDAIKIAEKLLTKVDLLDKIDSYPCTLSGGQKQRIAIARALAMNPGLILFDEPTSALDPKLTSEVLKVIRNLALEKISLVVVTHEMEFAREISDRIIFMENGEILETSSPELLFSIPKHPRIKQFLNLA from the coding sequence ATGGATTTACTTAAGCTAAGTAATATAAATAAAAGCTTTGACAAAAACCAGGTTTTAAAGAATGTATCCCTAAGTTTAAAAGAAGGCGAAGTAATATCTATTATTGGTCCTTCTGGCTCTGGAAAAAGCACTCTTCTTAGGTGCATAAGTTCGCTTGAACAAATGGATAACGGCATAATTGAATTTAATGGCATAGCTATTGCAGACGCTCAAAAGAAAATTGTTAATATTGAGGCAATTGATGCACGTAAAAAAATAGGTATGGTTTTTCAAAACTTCAATCTATTTCCTCATAAAACAGTTCTAGAGAATATTATTGAAGCTCCCATTTTAGTAAATAATATAGATAAAAAAGATGCCATAAAAATCGCAGAAAAACTGCTCACAAAAGTAGATTTACTTGATAAAATAGATTCTTATCCTTGTACTCTTTCAGGTGGACAAAAACAGAGAATTGCTATTGCTAGGGCTCTTGCAATGAATCCGGGGTTAATTCTTTTTGATGAACCAACTTCTGCATTGGATCCTAAACTCACCAGTGAAGTTTTGAAAGTCATAAGAAATCTCGCCCTTGAAAAAATATCACTGGTGGTAGTAACCCATGAAATGGAGTTTGCAAGGGAAATCTCAGATAGAATTATTTTTATGGAAAACGGGGAAATACTAGAAACCTCATCTCCCGAATTATTATTCTCTATTCCTAAACATCCAAGAATTAAACAGTTTTTAAATTTAGCCTAA
- a CDS encoding DUF4153 domain-containing protein, whose translation MEKEHVQAIIIKDNMLLMAYGYKENKQPINFFVRGEINEGETANNAIAREIAEQINVPYKVILKFNKELCSDTSTYLISIENPNDKFDISTKETKKSLGDLKMEGLQWIHLSEKEKFHRIDISYLRLLLEECIEQDYSGDWLKSVEKLVFSYPNYKYDNMQLLKKKRKKEVKNIDSQISMNEKMLTIVIALILSIIYEIFFTGKQAGISIPIFYVMFMGFFLWSVRGKVWFKKSIGFGLIIPTLLIALNYSIHSNYVLNFFNGIMILVLTAVSTVLIRYENIKWDNIYIIKRVFSRTSKSIAENAYKPFIFIKGNITRKNKKELSSTNKNILRGVIISIPLLIVILVLLTSADMVFKSYVSNFSIGFENISLGKIINHLMVIIIAFIIIFSYIWSFKYTCDEGENTRKDIQWEPVTILTIIFMINIVYLLFSIVQFSYLYGGGNNFIPQEFTYSEYARKGFFELVAVTIINFTILLTSMKFIKKDNKTINNVSNIFLTILVAFTFNMLFSAHYKMSLYEQTYGFTYLRIFVHIFMLMLFMLFIVALIGIWKRNMPLNKAIIVIGLSMFILVNYINVDKIIASKNIDIYYETQKIDVQYLRSLSYDVIPEILKLKDDSNPEVAKEVNNYLEDVKKDLSQGYFWYEFNYSKYRAMKIIDQN comes from the coding sequence ATGGAGAAAGAGCATGTGCAAGCTATTATTATAAAAGACAATATGCTGCTTATGGCATATGGCTATAAAGAGAATAAGCAACCAATTAATTTTTTCGTTAGAGGAGAAATTAATGAAGGGGAAACTGCTAATAATGCAATTGCTCGTGAGATTGCAGAGCAAATAAATGTGCCTTATAAAGTTATTCTTAAATTTAATAAAGAGTTATGTTCAGACACATCAACTTACTTAATTAGTATAGAAAATCCGAATGATAAGTTTGATATTTCAACCAAAGAAACTAAAAAATCTTTAGGTGATTTAAAAATGGAAGGTCTTCAATGGATTCATTTATCTGAAAAAGAAAAATTCCATAGAATTGATATAAGTTATTTAAGACTTTTATTAGAAGAATGTATAGAGCAAGATTACAGTGGAGATTGGCTAAAATCAGTTGAAAAGTTAGTGTTTTCATATCCAAATTATAAGTATGACAATATGCAACTATTAAAGAAAAAACGTAAAAAAGAAGTAAAAAACATAGATTCTCAAATTAGCATGAATGAAAAAATGCTTACTATAGTCATTGCTCTTATTTTATCAATAATATATGAAATATTTTTTACTGGCAAACAAGCTGGTATTTCTATTCCTATTTTTTATGTTATGTTCATGGGTTTTTTCTTATGGAGTGTTCGGGGAAAGGTTTGGTTTAAAAAAAGTATTGGGTTTGGATTGATTATTCCTACTTTGTTAATTGCATTAAATTACTCTATTCATTCAAATTATGTTTTGAATTTTTTTAATGGGATTATGATATTAGTACTTACTGCGGTAAGTACAGTATTAATTAGGTATGAGAACATAAAGTGGGATAATATATATATAATAAAAAGAGTATTTAGCAGAACTTCTAAATCTATTGCAGAAAATGCTTATAAGCCTTTCATTTTTATAAAAGGTAATATAACTAGAAAAAACAAAAAAGAACTAAGTTCTACAAATAAAAATATCTTAAGGGGAGTAATTATTTCTATACCTTTATTAATTGTAATTTTAGTTTTATTAACATCAGCGGATATGGTATTCAAAAGCTATGTAAGTAATTTTTCAATCGGATTTGAGAATATAAGCTTAGGAAAAATTATAAATCATTTAATGGTTATTATCATAGCTTTCATTATTATCTTTTCATATATATGGAGTTTTAAATATACCTGCGACGAAGGTGAGAATACCAGGAAGGATATACAATGGGAGCCGGTTACTATTTTAACAATTATTTTTATGATAAATATAGTATATCTTTTATTTTCAATAGTGCAGTTTTCATATCTTTATGGTGGTGGGAATAATTTTATTCCACAAGAATTCACTTACTCAGAATATGCAAGAAAAGGATTTTTTGAGCTTGTGGCTGTTACAATAATTAATTTTACTATATTGCTCACCAGTATGAAATTTATTAAAAAAGATAATAAAACAATAAATAATGTATCTAATATATTCTTAACAATACTTGTAGCCTTTACTTTTAACATGCTATTTTCAGCTCATTATAAGATGTCATTATATGAACAAACCTATGGATTTACTTATTTAAGAATTTTCGTTCATATATTTATGCTAATGCTATTTATGTTATTTATAGTGGCATTAATAGGGATTTGGAAAAGGAACATGCCACTTAATAAGGCAATAATCGTAATTGGTTTAAGCATGTTTATATTAGTAAATTACATTAATGTAGATAAAATAATTGCGAGTAAGAACATAGACATATATTATGAAACTCAGAAAATTGATGTGCAATATTTAAGGTCTTTATCCTATGATGTTATTCCAGAGATATTAAAGCTAAAAGATGACTCTAACCCAGAGGTTGCGAAAGAAGTTAATAATTATTTAGAAGATGTGAAGAAAGATTTATCACAAGGGTACTTCTGGTATGAATTTAACTATTCTAAATATAGGGCTATGAAAATTATAGATCAAAATTAG
- a CDS encoding helix-turn-helix domain-containing protein — translation MAIVVNLDVMMAKRKTSLSELAIRVGITNANLSILKTSKAKAIRFSTLEAICRELNCQPGDILEYKEEY, via the coding sequence ATGGCAATTGTCGTAAATTTAGATGTTATGATGGCAAAAAGAAAGACATCACTGTCAGAACTGGCAATTCGGGTGGGAATCACAAATGCAAATCTATCTATATTAAAGACTTCTAAAGCAAAGGCCATTAGATTTAGTACATTAGAAGCTATTTGTAGAGAACTGAATTGCCAACCAGGGGATATACTTGAATATAAGGAAGAGTATTAA
- a CDS encoding sigma 54-interacting transcriptional regulator: protein MENNTRFEIITKDRLGITVTILEKIYKAAINLLSVEVFPKKICVKMQNIDYAEKEALKKQLIAIEDVIMVNEMDLLNYEENERKLLAILDSVDEGIMVINKKFQIDIFNNYCEKVFHCKKDEVIGTDIRKLIGGDAPAVELINSGVKYDNVEVNVETERGEVHYLTTGRPIVDDNNITVAAVASIKDIHKAIEIANVIAGTTEGAFKEIVGNSNKIEFVKKIVETVAKRDSTILFRGESGTGKELFAKAIQSLSSRKNKPFVIINCAALPDNLIESELFGYVKGSFTGAMNSGKEGLFKEADGGTLFLDEIGELSIVLQAKLLRVLQEGVIRKIGSTKEEKVNVRIIAATNRNLEEMLLHGKFREDLYYRLNVIPIVIPPLRDRLEDISSLVTLFISKFNKRLNKDIKGAEVSFINKLLAYNWPGNIRELQNVIERAMNLCDGQYISSQNLIMDIGVARVEENKIDLDVHSDLLLKEVVEICEKQAIINALSKNKSLRKTAKELGVSHTTIINKIKKYKIHEC from the coding sequence ATGGAGAATAACACTAGATTTGAAATAATAACTAAAGACAGATTAGGAATAACTGTAACGATATTAGAGAAAATTTATAAGGCAGCAATAAACCTCCTTTCCGTAGAAGTGTTTCCTAAAAAGATTTGTGTTAAAATGCAAAATATTGATTACGCTGAGAAGGAAGCATTAAAAAAGCAGCTTATTGCAATAGAAGATGTTATTATGGTAAATGAAATGGACTTACTTAATTATGAAGAGAATGAAAGAAAGCTTTTGGCTATTTTAGATTCAGTAGATGAAGGAATAATGGTTATAAATAAAAAATTTCAAATAGATATTTTCAATAATTATTGCGAAAAAGTATTTCATTGTAAAAAAGATGAGGTTATAGGCACTGATATTAGGAAGTTAATAGGTGGGGATGCCCCAGCTGTGGAACTTATAAATAGTGGGGTAAAGTATGACAATGTGGAAGTGAATGTTGAAACAGAAAGAGGAGAAGTACATTACCTAACTACAGGAAGACCAATTGTAGATGATAATAATATTACCGTAGCTGCAGTTGCCTCTATTAAAGATATTCATAAAGCCATAGAAATTGCAAATGTTATCGCTGGAACTACTGAAGGTGCATTTAAAGAAATTGTAGGAAATAGCAATAAGATTGAGTTTGTGAAAAAAATAGTTGAAACTGTAGCTAAGAGAGATTCTACTATACTCTTTAGAGGTGAAAGTGGTACCGGAAAGGAGCTATTTGCAAAGGCAATTCAGAGTTTAAGTAGTAGGAAAAACAAACCATTTGTAATTATAAATTGTGCGGCCCTACCAGATAATTTAATAGAAAGCGAGCTATTTGGGTATGTAAAGGGTAGCTTTACAGGGGCCATGAATAGCGGAAAAGAAGGTCTTTTTAAAGAGGCAGATGGTGGAACCTTGTTCTTAGACGAAATAGGAGAACTGTCTATAGTGCTGCAAGCAAAGCTTTTAAGGGTCCTTCAAGAAGGAGTTATTAGAAAAATTGGTAGTACAAAAGAAGAGAAGGTAAATGTAAGAATTATTGCAGCTACTAATAGAAATTTGGAAGAGATGCTTTTGCATGGAAAATTTAGAGAAGATTTATATTATAGATTAAATGTCATTCCAATAGTTATTCCACCCCTCAGAGATAGGTTAGAGGATATTTCATCCTTAGTTACATTGTTTATTTCTAAATTTAATAAAAGATTAAACAAAGATATAAAGGGCGCAGAAGTTTCTTTTATAAATAAATTACTGGCATATAATTGGCCAGGTAATATACGTGAACTACAAAATGTAATTGAGAGGGCTATGAATTTGTGTGATGGACAATATATATCTTCTCAGAATCTTATTATGGATATAGGGGTCGCACGTGTGGAAGAAAATAAAATTGATTTGGATGTGCATAGTGATTTATTGCTTAAAGAAGTGGTGGAAATTTGTGAAAAACAGGCTATAATAAATGCACTATCTAAAAATAAAAGCTTGAGAAAAACTGCAAAGGAATTAGGGGTTTCACACACCACTATTATAAATAAAATTAAAAAATATAAAATACATGAATGCTAA
- a CDS encoding GNAT family N-acetyltransferase has product MKYNSCKYTHTDNELKEMQSLLIDSYSHNSAPINWFFSRFQNWHYAHNFNRSEEDIKILSDKVRLWRSNNGKLVGFCISEYGEEEFHIQVNPNYREVEKDIIQWINNRHAGNRTTFALEEDTHRIENLKSAGFHYKCHSKNIYAYDMSRALPKTQLKQGFRVSSLSELKDFDTFFTTKDATFPHAGSSKQRFKTKSQAPGYYYDWNIIIMTPDEQCTSFCTVWPDWKNKMAEIDPVGTHPDFQGKGLAKAMLSNVFSRLKNGGINMVYIDTGAEPFTANFLYKSLEPVNKYKILTFIKED; this is encoded by the coding sequence ATGAAATATAATTCTTGTAAATATACACATACAGATAATGAGCTAAAAGAAATGCAAAGTTTATTAATTGATAGCTATTCCCACAATAGTGCACCTATTAATTGGTTTTTTAGCCGATTTCAGAATTGGCACTATGCACACAATTTCAATAGATCTGAAGAGGATATAAAAATATTATCAGACAAGGTAAGATTGTGGCGTAGCAATAATGGGAAACTAGTTGGGTTTTGTATTTCAGAATATGGAGAAGAGGAATTTCACATTCAAGTGAATCCTAATTATAGAGAAGTGGAAAAAGATATTATTCAATGGATAAATAACAGACATGCAGGAAATCGGACAACCTTTGCATTAGAGGAAGATACTCATAGAATTGAGAACTTAAAATCGGCTGGTTTTCACTATAAGTGTCATTCGAAAAATATTTATGCATATGACATGTCGCGAGCATTACCAAAGACACAGTTAAAACAAGGGTTTCGAGTGAGTTCATTATCAGAATTAAAAGATTTTGATACGTTTTTTACAACTAAAGATGCTACTTTTCCTCATGCGGGTTCAAGTAAACAACGGTTTAAAACTAAGTCGCAGGCACCTGGTTATTATTATGATTGGAATATTATCATAATGACACCAGATGAACAGTGTACTTCATTTTGCACGGTATGGCCTGACTGGAAAAATAAGATGGCAGAAATTGATCCTGTTGGAACACATCCTGATTTTCAAGGTAAAGGACTAGCTAAAGCAATGTTAAGTAATGTGTTTTCAAGATTGAAGAATGGGGGAATCAACATGGTTTATATAGATACTGGAGCAGAGCCCTTTACTGCAAACTTTCTATATAAATCATTAGAGCCTGTTAATAAATATAAGATTTTAACTTTTATAAAAGAGGATTAG
- a CDS encoding DUF2809 domain-containing protein encodes MIYKRNRLLYLVMIIIVIILGLGSRKLANVLPAFLNIYLGDALWALMIFIGFGFVFKESGTKTVALIGISFCYLIELSQLYHANWIDNIRKTTLGGLVLGYVFSWSDLLGYAIGTSVGVIIDILWRVIQRRREEKPSEVS; translated from the coding sequence ATGATTTACAAACGGAACAGGTTATTGTATTTAGTTATGATAATTATTGTAATTATTTTAGGGTTAGGGTCAAGAAAGCTGGCGAATGTACTACCAGCTTTCTTGAATATATATTTGGGTGATGCGCTGTGGGCGTTAATGATTTTTATTGGATTTGGATTTGTTTTTAAAGAGAGTGGAACAAAGACAGTTGCATTAATAGGAATATCATTTTGCTATCTTATTGAATTGAGCCAATTATACCATGCTAACTGGATAGATAATATAAGAAAAACAACTTTAGGTGGATTGGTATTAGGATATGTATTTTCCTGGAGTGATTTATTAGGGTATGCTATAGGAACTTCAGTGGGTGTAATTATTGATATTCTATGGAGAGTAATTCAAAGACGGAGGGAAGAAAAACCTTCAGAGGTAAGCTAA
- a CDS encoding sulfite exporter TauE/SafE family protein, protein MSIYLYLLAIITGIGTGVITSLIGASGVMIIVPILTMLFSVSAHTAIGTSLFVDVIASLTVSYSYYKSGNIELKSGIWIAITSIFGAQLGAMFASNMGDSNLSSSFGIVLLLAGFGMLRKGLKNKKAESNEPKKFINFKHEWQKIAVALIIGLGIGILSGIFGAGGGVMILLALIMILSFPLHKAIGTSTLIMAITALSSTIGYGARGNIDFTLGCIISVGAVIGGVVGSRYANKFNENTLQKVVGICFMAMGIIMTVIARLS, encoded by the coding sequence ATGAGTATTTATCTTTATCTATTAGCAATAATTACAGGCATTGGTACAGGTGTTATTACAAGCCTTATTGGTGCTAGTGGTGTTATGATTATAGTTCCCATTTTAACTATGCTTTTTTCAGTTAGTGCTCACACAGCTATTGGTACTAGCCTTTTCGTAGATGTAATAGCATCTTTAACTGTATCTTATTCATATTATAAAAGTGGAAATATTGAACTAAAATCCGGAATATGGATAGCTATAACTTCTATTTTTGGTGCTCAACTTGGAGCAATGTTCGCAAGCAACATGGGCGATAGTAACCTTAGTTCAAGCTTTGGTATTGTGCTTCTTTTAGCAGGTTTTGGTATGTTACGTAAGGGCCTTAAAAATAAGAAAGCTGAATCAAATGAGCCAAAGAAATTTATTAACTTCAAACATGAGTGGCAGAAAATAGCAGTTGCTTTAATTATTGGGTTAGGCATAGGAATATTAAGCGGAATATTCGGAGCTGGTGGAGGAGTTATGATCCTTTTAGCTTTAATAATGATATTATCTTTCCCTCTTCATAAAGCCATTGGTACTTCTACATTAATAATGGCTATAACAGCTCTTTCCTCTACTATTGGTTATGGAGCTAGAGGAAATATAGATTTCACCTTAGGATGTATAATAAGTGTAGGTGCAGTTATTGGTGGTGTAGTAGGTTCACGCTATGCTAATAAATTCAATGAAAATACTTTACAAAAAGTTGTAGGTATATGCTTTATGGCTATGGGTATAATTATGACTGTTATTGCGCGTCTATCGTAA